One window from the genome of Carnobacteriaceae bacterium zg-84 encodes:
- the adhP gene encoding alcohol dehydrogenase AdhP, with translation MRAAVVTKESNGRVEIVEKETPKVGYGEALVDVEYCGVCHTDLHVAHGDFGQVPGRVLGHEGIGIVSEIGPGVTSLKVGDRVSIAWFFEGCGSCEYCTTGRETLCRKVKNAGYSVDGGMAEQCLVTADYAVKVPEGLDPAQASSITCAGVTTYKAIKVADAKPGQWIAIYGCGGLGNLAIQYAKHVFNAHVIAIDVNQDKLDLALEVGADIALNAKEISDTAAYIQEKVGGAHSAVVTAVSKVAFNDAINCVRAAGKVVAVGLPSETMDLPIVKAVLDGIEVIGSLVGTRKDLEEAFQFGAEGKVVPVVQTRALDEVNDVFEEMENGTIQGRMVIDMKKECSGCACCNG, from the coding sequence ATGAGAGCAGCAGTTGTCACAAAAGAAAGTAATGGTCGTGTGGAGATCGTTGAAAAAGAAACACCAAAAGTAGGTTACGGAGAAGCATTGGTTGATGTGGAATACTGTGGTGTGTGTCATACAGATTTACACGTAGCACATGGCGATTTTGGTCAAGTACCTGGTCGTGTTTTAGGTCATGAAGGAATTGGTATCGTTTCTGAAATTGGTCCAGGTGTTACTAGCTTGAAAGTTGGAGATCGTGTTAGTATTGCATGGTTCTTTGAAGGTTGTGGTAGTTGTGAATACTGTACAACAGGACGTGAAACATTATGTCGTAAAGTAAAAAATGCAGGATACAGTGTTGACGGTGGTATGGCTGAACAATGTTTAGTAACAGCTGATTATGCTGTTAAAGTTCCTGAAGGATTAGACCCAGCACAAGCAAGTTCTATCACATGTGCAGGTGTTACAACTTACAAAGCAATTAAAGTTGCTGATGCAAAACCTGGTCAATGGATTGCGATTTACGGTTGTGGAGGTTTAGGAAACTTAGCTATCCAATACGCTAAACATGTTTTCAACGCTCATGTTATTGCGATTGATGTTAATCAAGACAAATTGGATTTAGCTTTAGAAGTAGGTGCTGATATTGCTTTGAATGCAAAAGAAATTAGCGACACAGCTGCATATATTCAAGAAAAAGTTGGCGGTGCTCACTCAGCTGTTGTAACAGCCGTTTCTAAAGTAGCATTCAACGACGCTATTAACTGTGTACGTGCAGCAGGTAAAGTTGTTGCTGTTGGTTTACCTTCAGAAACAATGGACTTACCAATCGTTAAAGCTGTTTTAGACGGTATCGAAGTTATCGGTTCTCTAGTTGGTACACGTAAAGACTTGGAAGAAGCATTCCAATTCGGTGCAGAAGGTAAAGTCGTACCAGTCGTTCAAACACGTGCTTTAGACGAAGTAAACGATGTCTTTGAAGAAATGGAAAACGGAACAATTCAAGGACGTATGGTTATCGACATGAAAAAAGAATGCAGCGGATGTGCTTGCTGTAACGGATAA
- a CDS encoding fructose-1,6-bisphosphatase, producing MTATLSNEDIITEIINLEAILNLPKGTEHFVSDVHGEYFAFQYILRNASGNVRAKLNDLFGGRLTTSDISQLTTLIVYPEEKLSLIQDSMEDSLLKNWYAVTIYRLIEFLEFVASKYTRSKVRKALPSRFVYIIEELLYKSNVGGDKQKYYSAIVDNLIALEQADDLIIALSYVMQQLIVDHLHVVGDIYDRGPAPDEIMETLMHYHSVDIQWGNHDILWLGAVSGSLVCMANVIRICARYNNLSIIEDSYGINLRPLFTYAEKYYKDFPNFRPKLLPNQTLGEEEAKQISKLHQAITFLQFKLESQIIKRRPEFDMANRRLLTQIDTKHNTITLDGKEYPLQYFDTSMLNDNDPEALTDEERHILAKLNRSFQNSEKLKRHMDFLLEVGSLYTLYNGNLLYHGCVPLTENEQFASLTLENQKYHGKALFDKFESYVRYSAAHPHIQDDFSTDMMWYLWTGKYSSLFGKDVMKTFERYFIQDKETHAENKNKYYSARENLETVKMILKEFGVPTKDGHIINGHTPVKEIKGECPIKANGKMIVIDGGFSLPYHKTTGIHGYTLLYNSYGMQLITHKHFDTKEVALREETDVLSTKRIVDRVLERKRVRDTTVGKRLQDQINTLYALLNKE from the coding sequence ATGACAGCGACGCTTTCAAATGAGGACATTATTACCGAAATTATTAATTTAGAAGCTATTTTAAATTTACCAAAAGGGACGGAACATTTTGTAAGCGACGTCCATGGAGAATATTTTGCTTTTCAATATATTTTGAGAAACGCATCGGGAAATGTACGTGCGAAATTAAATGATTTATTTGGTGGGCGACTGACCACTTCGGATATTTCACAGCTGACAACATTGATTGTTTATCCAGAAGAAAAATTAAGCCTCATTCAAGACAGTATGGAAGATTCTCTTTTGAAAAACTGGTATGCGGTTACAATTTATCGTTTGATCGAATTTTTAGAATTTGTTGCGAGTAAGTATACACGTTCAAAAGTAAGAAAAGCATTACCTAGTCGATTTGTTTATATTATCGAAGAACTACTTTATAAAAGTAATGTAGGAGGAGATAAACAGAAATATTATAGTGCCATTGTTGACAATTTGATTGCGTTAGAACAAGCAGATGACTTAATTATTGCTCTGTCCTATGTAATGCAACAACTGATTGTCGACCATTTGCACGTCGTTGGTGATATTTACGATCGCGGCCCTGCTCCCGATGAAATTATGGAAACACTCATGCACTATCATTCTGTCGATATCCAGTGGGGAAACCATGATATTTTATGGCTTGGTGCCGTTTCTGGCTCGCTTGTGTGTATGGCAAATGTTATTCGTATTTGTGCTAGATACAATAATTTAAGCATTATTGAAGATAGTTACGGTATAAATCTACGTCCTTTATTTACATACGCAGAAAAATATTATAAAGACTTCCCTAACTTTAGACCTAAATTACTACCCAACCAAACACTTGGGGAAGAAGAAGCAAAACAAATTTCTAAATTACATCAAGCCATTACGTTTTTACAATTTAAACTAGAAAGTCAAATCATTAAACGTCGTCCTGAATTTGATATGGCAAATCGCCGTCTTCTAACACAAATTGACACAAAACACAATACCATTACATTGGACGGAAAAGAATATCCATTACAATATTTTGATACATCTATGCTGAATGACAATGACCCCGAAGCCTTAACCGATGAAGAACGTCATATTTTAGCGAAATTAAATCGTTCATTCCAAAACAGCGAAAAACTAAAACGCCATATGGATTTTTTACTAGAGGTTGGAAGTCTATACACTCTTTACAACGGAAATCTACTCTACCACGGTTGTGTGCCCCTAACAGAAAATGAACAATTTGCTTCGTTGACATTGGAAAATCAAAAATACCATGGTAAAGCTCTTTTTGATAAATTTGAAAGCTATGTACGGTATAGTGCTGCTCATCCACACATACAAGATGATTTCTCAACGGATATGATGTGGTATTTATGGACCGGAAAATATTCTTCTTTATTTGGTAAAGATGTCATGAAAACATTTGAAAGATATTTTATCCAAGACAAAGAAACACATGCAGAAAATAAAAATAAATACTACTCTGCACGTGAAAACTTAGAAACAGTCAAAATGATTTTAAAAGAGTTCGGTGTACCTACAAAAGATGGGCACATCATTAACGGTCATACACCAGTTAAAGAAATCAAAGGCGAATGTCCAATTAAAGCAAATGGTAAAATGATTGTGATTGACGGTGGTTTTTCTCTACCTTACCATAAAACAACAGGTATCCACGGTTATACTCTTTTATATAATTCTTATGGCATGCAGCTTATCACGCATAAACATTTTGACACAAAAGAAGTGGCTTTAAGAGAAGAAACGGATGTTTTATCTACAAAACGTATTGTCGACCGTGTACTCGAAAGAAAACGTGTCCGAGATACAACTGTTGGCAAACGACTGCAAGATCAAATTAACACACTATATGCATTATTAAATAAAGAATAA
- a CDS encoding InlB B-repeat-containing protein, producing MKTVKKKWLIWFTVLLLVVQSTNLYYSGTLFAEEQQTEQDNSNIAGNLSSEYDVDTVDQTLQATIYQDASYQELAEEVSAITLSGKMPQGATVKAYPAEVPTGAETVLFAYDITIYDTNGRVFNPKESDSIQVSVSNPVLENASNIKIYHVEGDTQQKEEVIPKETQDDTVTFDAKSFSVYIGTGLSSHKVHTYRFYDEQGQELYVRRLSTGEKLSKPPTVYKDGYVFTGWYTAQTGGTKFEDNKFTVEGPLRNDQETKLYARYQKAYFVRYLSKSQQGAPAWFTQKYPRSDGNDVLDFKNIPFVADDGKVLTGWSRTLDGRTPVAEGTPVTSDMDLYPIIQPARWIYFETNGAESLSPVYVLANQQNKTKKPADPVRKGYTFAGWFADKELKVPFNWDARPQRDTTIYAKWTPSKTSYTIVYWKQKVTHPLGQADPTHDDYDYWKSTVVSNVDTGSATPTSIAPENEQGFGFSYAERSHDTVKGDGSTIINVYYDRKVVTVRYYEGERSEKPFRTSVGLWESPITDFPELTNGTPHFTFDTGRRRSDVTITTTYWPDFRFEERHMIAPANYTVHLRYTSLIDNRNAYTIYWYVQEPDGSYRLVHGQKAELSGTAFTLTNKFRGYEIVSASDHNANRFFPATEGSRLAPKRIGYDVRLDRKRYTIDYKYGNATTVGNKTGIPYGTTLDASYNLNEPSRPANIPSHYVWKGWALDPAGSKFIKFDGSYKMDASNLVLYAIWKPVDVTVTFDSNGGSPVPSQPLASGDSAQKPTDPTRPNYRFAGWKLNGNLYSFNSEVNRNITLVAQWIPTTVANLYYHPNTATGEIKKATNSDFPDVDGKVEKIETNWGWRAPATSDGFVSWNTKADGTGTTYYPGDAIPLPAGDAHLYAQWSENRKVDVTYHFNYPSLYSRQQPNPLVQQFEANDDNAKIGGNNSAKFFGNKLTLAGYKFLGWSTQPTGNTEFAQTGDKFHVDTLNKESENALYARWQREALITVKKEVDGNQIDNNTPNREFTFHYKIHLPGSVFESRSSINGSFTLRPGETKTLEQITADQPDPNKRFTVLPEGAGIRIAEVKNDHVQDVETWKFALNNPNVMEKKLLGSLADRNGVKIWEYEVGETSDNAHVVFKNTKIASPPTGLFFDSVPAMLLSGFALIAILYIVLFQKRGRHYDD from the coding sequence GTGAAAACTGTAAAGAAAAAATGGTTGATTTGGTTTACAGTTCTGTTATTAGTTGTACAATCGACAAATTTGTACTATTCAGGGACATTATTTGCCGAAGAACAGCAAACAGAACAAGATAATTCCAATATAGCTGGAAATCTTAGTAGTGAATACGATGTCGATACGGTGGATCAAACATTACAAGCAACTATCTATCAAGATGCTAGTTATCAAGAATTGGCAGAAGAAGTTAGTGCTATTACATTGAGTGGGAAAATGCCACAAGGTGCGACTGTCAAAGCATATCCTGCTGAAGTACCGACAGGGGCTGAAACAGTTTTGTTTGCTTATGACATTACGATTTATGATACAAATGGGCGTGTTTTTAATCCAAAAGAGTCTGATAGTATTCAAGTAAGTGTGTCAAACCCCGTTCTTGAAAATGCTTCGAATATTAAGATTTATCACGTTGAAGGGGATACTCAACAAAAGGAGGAAGTGATACCAAAAGAAACGCAAGATGATACCGTTACTTTTGACGCAAAAAGTTTCTCTGTTTACATAGGAACGGGATTAAGTAGTCATAAAGTTCATACGTATCGTTTTTATGATGAACAAGGGCAAGAGTTATATGTTCGTAGACTATCTACTGGAGAAAAACTAAGCAAGCCACCAACAGTATACAAAGATGGGTATGTGTTTACAGGTTGGTATACTGCTCAAACAGGTGGAACAAAGTTTGAGGATAATAAATTTACAGTAGAAGGTCCATTGAGAAACGACCAAGAAACTAAACTATATGCACGATATCAAAAAGCGTATTTTGTACGGTACTTATCTAAATCACAACAAGGTGCACCAGCGTGGTTTACACAAAAATATCCACGTTCAGACGGTAATGATGTATTAGATTTTAAAAATATTCCTTTTGTAGCAGATGATGGAAAAGTGTTGACAGGTTGGTCGAGAACATTAGATGGACGTACACCGGTTGCTGAGGGTACACCTGTGACGTCGGATATGGATCTTTATCCAATTATACAACCGGCCCGCTGGATTTATTTTGAGACAAATGGAGCAGAGTCACTTTCTCCAGTTTATGTTTTAGCCAATCAACAAAATAAAACCAAAAAACCAGCAGATCCAGTTAGAAAAGGGTACACATTTGCAGGGTGGTTTGCGGATAAAGAATTAAAAGTCCCATTTAACTGGGATGCTAGACCGCAACGTGATACAACGATTTATGCTAAATGGACACCAAGTAAAACAAGTTATACGATTGTTTATTGGAAACAAAAAGTAACACATCCCCTTGGGCAAGCTGATCCGACTCATGATGACTATGATTATTGGAAGAGTACAGTTGTATCTAATGTCGATACGGGCAGTGCGACACCTACATCTATTGCTCCAGAGAATGAGCAAGGATTTGGATTTTCTTATGCTGAAAGAAGTCATGATACAGTAAAAGGTGACGGATCAACCATTATCAATGTTTATTATGACCGAAAGGTAGTAACGGTTCGTTATTACGAAGGAGAGAGAAGTGAAAAACCATTCCGTACATCAGTCGGACTTTGGGAGTCACCGATTACTGATTTTCCTGAATTAACGAATGGGACACCGCACTTTACATTTGATACAGGGAGAAGACGGTCTGATGTTACTATTACAACAACCTATTGGCCAGATTTTAGATTTGAGGAGCGACATATGATAGCTCCTGCTAATTATACCGTTCATTTAAGATATACCTCTCTTATAGATAACAGAAATGCTTATACAATTTATTGGTATGTTCAAGAACCTGATGGTTCATATCGTTTGGTGCATGGACAAAAAGCTGAACTAAGTGGAACGGCCTTTACATTAACCAATAAATTTAGAGGATATGAAATTGTATCTGCTTCAGATCATAATGCAAATAGATTTTTTCCTGCAACAGAGGGAAGTCGACTTGCACCAAAGAGAATAGGTTATGATGTTCGTTTAGATAGAAAACGGTACACTATTGATTATAAGTATGGGAATGCGACAACAGTTGGGAATAAAACAGGTATTCCTTATGGTACAACATTAGATGCCTCTTATAACTTAAATGAACCTAGTAGACCGGCAAATATTCCGTCACATTACGTTTGGAAAGGGTGGGCATTAGACCCAGCTGGTTCTAAATTTATAAAATTTGATGGTTCTTATAAAATGGATGCAAGTAATTTAGTGTTATATGCGATTTGGAAACCGGTTGATGTGACTGTAACTTTTGATAGCAATGGTGGTTCACCTGTTCCAAGTCAGCCACTTGCGTCAGGAGACAGTGCGCAAAAACCAACAGACCCAACACGACCAAATTATCGGTTTGCCGGTTGGAAACTAAATGGTAATTTGTATAGTTTCAATTCAGAAGTGAATAGAAATATTACCTTGGTTGCACAATGGATACCGACAACGGTTGCTAATTTGTATTATCATCCAAATACGGCAACTGGAGAAATAAAAAAAGCAACAAATTCGGATTTTCCAGATGTTGACGGTAAAGTTGAGAAAATAGAAACGAACTGGGGCTGGAGAGCACCGGCTACGTCAGACGGTTTTGTTAGTTGGAATACGAAAGCTGATGGGACAGGGACGACTTATTATCCGGGAGATGCTATTCCATTACCTGCTGGGGATGCACATTTGTATGCACAGTGGTCAGAAAACAGAAAAGTAGATGTGACCTATCATTTTAATTATCCATCACTTTATTCAAGACAACAGCCAAATCCTTTAGTTCAACAATTTGAGGCGAATGATGATAATGCAAAAATTGGTGGAAATAATTCAGCTAAATTCTTTGGGAATAAATTAACTTTAGCAGGATATAAATTCTTAGGGTGGTCTACTCAACCGACAGGGAATACTGAATTCGCTCAAACTGGAGACAAGTTTCATGTCGATACGTTAAACAAAGAAAGCGAAAATGCTTTGTATGCGCGTTGGCAACGTGAAGCGCTGATTACCGTGAAAAAAGAAGTTGATGGTAATCAGATTGATAATAATACACCTAATAGAGAATTTACTTTTCACTATAAAATCCATCTACCTGGTTCCGTATTTGAATCTCGGAGTAGTATAAACGGAAGTTTTACGCTTCGTCCGGGTGAAACAAAAACTTTAGAACAAATAACGGCAGATCAACCAGATCCAAACAAACGTTTTACTGTTTTACCAGAGGGTGCCGGTATTCGAATTGCAGAAGTAAAGAATGATCATGTTCAAGATGTCGAAACATGGAAATTTGCATTGAATAATCCAAACGTAATGGAGAAAAAACTATTAGGTAGTTTAGCGGATAGAAATGGAGTAAAAATCTGGGAGTATGAAGTGGGTGAAACGAGTGATAATGCTCATGTCGTCTTTAAAAATACGAAGATTGCTTCTCCACCTACAGGACTATTTTTTGATAGTGTCCCTGCAATGCTATTAAGTGGATTTGCACTCATAGCTATTTTATATATCGTACTTTTCCAAAAAAGAGGTAGACACTATGACGATTAA
- the lepB gene encoding signal peptidase I, with amino-acid sequence MKKRKSIKEQTVEDIIKQRLKRLRDKEDISRFFKHLILLLGSVYLLFGFVFGLSSVPNDEMMPRMSAGDIFLYYRLEKSVRSGDVIYFEKDGEHYLGRVIATVGEKVEITRDNYVKVNDSLLTESYIYQTTAQYDSRVTYPLQLSNEEVFVLADYREGGKDSRYFGPVNIHMIKGKVITILRKSNI; translated from the coding sequence ATGAAAAAAAGGAAATCTATTAAAGAACAAACTGTTGAGGATATTATTAAGCAACGTTTAAAGAGATTGCGTGATAAAGAGGACATTAGTCGATTTTTTAAACATCTTATTCTATTGCTAGGGAGTGTGTATCTCCTCTTTGGTTTTGTTTTTGGGCTGAGTTCAGTTCCAAATGATGAAATGATGCCTCGTATGAGTGCGGGAGATATATTCTTATATTATCGCTTAGAAAAGAGTGTGCGTAGTGGCGACGTCATTTACTTTGAAAAAGATGGCGAACATTATTTAGGACGTGTTATTGCAACAGTTGGTGAAAAGGTAGAGATTACAAGAGATAATTATGTGAAAGTAAACGATAGTTTGTTGACAGAAAGCTATATTTATCAAACAACAGCTCAATATGATTCTCGTGTGACATATCCACTTCAGTTATCGAATGAAGAAGTGTTTGTTCTTGCAGATTATCGTGAGGGTGGCAAAGATAGTCGTTATTTTGGACCAGTCAACATTCACATGATAAAAGGAAAAGTTATTACTATTTTAAGAAAATCTAATATTTAA
- the srtB gene encoding class B sortase gives MEQAAIFARAGNRVIQKCFLFLAILMLLFGSYCLWDNMRISQGAFVSKDLLAYKPHQDSPLSLVDLQKINADVCGWLTIDDTHIDYPLVIGKTTLEYINKDVYGNFSLSGAIFLDSQNSRDFTDPYTVIYGHHMSNRAMFGDLENFLEKDFFDKHQTGTLSALEKEFRVSIFATMRTVASDEIVYNVTSRDAMKVFEHVKKNAVHYREIGIQPTDQLICLSTCSDTTTNGRILVFGRISLK, from the coding sequence ATGGAACAAGCTGCTATATTTGCACGAGCGGGGAATCGAGTGATTCAAAAGTGTTTCTTGTTCTTAGCCATTCTTATGTTACTTTTTGGTAGCTATTGTCTTTGGGATAATATGAGAATTAGCCAAGGTGCCTTTGTATCTAAAGATTTATTGGCGTATAAACCACATCAGGATAGTCCATTATCCTTAGTGGATTTACAAAAAATCAACGCTGACGTGTGTGGTTGGCTAACCATTGATGATACGCATATTGATTATCCACTTGTTATTGGAAAAACAACATTAGAGTATATTAACAAAGATGTTTATGGAAATTTTTCCTTATCTGGTGCTATCTTTTTAGATTCTCAAAATAGTCGAGATTTTACTGATCCATATACGGTTATTTATGGGCATCACATGAGCAATAGAGCGATGTTTGGTGATTTAGAAAATTTCTTAGAAAAAGATTTTTTTGATAAACATCAAACAGGGACATTGTCAGCACTTGAAAAAGAATTCCGTGTGAGTATTTTTGCGACAATGAGAACAGTAGCTTCTGATGAAATTGTCTATAATGTGACAAGCCGAGATGCTATGAAAGTTTTTGAGCACGTTAAAAAGAACGCTGTGCATTATCGAGAAATTGGTATTCAACCAACAGATCAGTTGATTTGTTTATCAACTTGTTCGGATACCACAACAAACGGACGTATTTTGGTATTTGGGCGAATCAGTTTGAAATAA
- a CDS encoding LPXTG cell wall anchor domain-containing protein, translating to MKKIITYFVTIIMLFALVDKVDAFAESAGYEMNIPATIQIDDHTNYYKETVFKAVLTSEDGTEKELDVKANTTAYFKGFTYTRVGDYTYTVKQKVGDNPLIDYDSSEYTVLVRVLNDVGNGLTAKIIAVKSGETAKSDIVFHNNIKSVFPPNKKDETTTTVLTKASTVFLPFTGEQQISIAVGVGVLALGLFLIAWKKRRRDDKEE from the coding sequence ATGAAGAAAATTATTACTTATTTCGTAACCATTATCATGTTATTTGCTCTGGTGGATAAAGTGGACGCTTTTGCCGAGTCTGCCGGCTACGAAATGAATATTCCTGCGACTATTCAGATAGATGATCATACCAATTACTATAAAGAAACGGTTTTTAAAGCTGTCCTAACATCTGAGGACGGTACAGAAAAAGAACTTGACGTTAAAGCGAATACGACAGCTTACTTTAAAGGATTTACGTATACAAGAGTCGGTGACTATACGTATACGGTAAAACAAAAAGTAGGAGATAATCCATTGATTGACTATGATTCAAGTGAGTATACCGTCTTGGTACGCGTATTGAATGATGTTGGGAATGGATTAACAGCTAAAATTATTGCTGTTAAATCTGGTGAAACTGCCAAAAGTGATATTGTGTTTCACAATAACATAAAATCGGTATTTCCACCTAACAAAAAGGATGAAACAACGACAACGGTGTTAACAAAAGCATCTACGGTATTTCTTCCTTTCACAGGTGAACAACAGATTTCTATCGCTGTTGGCGTAGGAGTTTTAGCATTGGGACTTTTCCTTATTGCTTGGAAAAAAAGACGTAGGGATGATAAAGAAGAATAA
- a CDS encoding ISL3 family transposase: MSNITEILLQLKDKNITFDHENVSECDIRHKKSLVLYGKLTYTPDCCPNCHATNGIVKNGTRQSQLSLCQISGLNAYLSLTKQRFYCKSCQSSFTAETPIVDKHCFITNRLKQKIMDTLTETISETYIAKQHNVSVHTVRRIVDKVASTLKVNHNTQLPHHLCFDEFKSVKSSDSAMSFIYCDALTHQLIDVVHDRKSSTLLDYFARYDTQTRKAVKTITIDMFRPYIQISKQVFPNAHIIIDPFHIVQALNRELTKHRVHVMKALHQNNRRLYNKMKRYWKLFLSNTDTLSSYPYHRFPLFDWMTHTQGIVDYLLEQVPELRATYDVVHQLRDALHNRDFDRFEEILIWAKQEAISPGLRRVLRTFKGYLPYIKNTFIYHHLTNGALEGINHKIKVLKRNAYGYRNFSHFRNRILFMCKLYVPYTVPSTSLVA, translated from the coding sequence GTGTCTAATATAACAGAAATCTTACTACAATTAAAGGATAAAAACATCACATTTGATCATGAAAACGTATCAGAGTGTGACATTCGACATAAAAAATCATTAGTCTTATACGGTAAATTAACCTATACACCAGATTGTTGCCCAAATTGTCACGCAACCAATGGCATTGTAAAAAATGGGACACGTCAATCACAACTGTCTTTATGCCAAATTTCAGGACTAAACGCCTATTTATCACTCACTAAACAACGTTTTTATTGTAAATCCTGTCAATCATCATTTACAGCTGAAACACCTATTGTGGATAAGCATTGTTTTATCACAAACCGTTTAAAACAAAAGATAATGGACACTTTAACAGAAACCATTTCAGAAACCTACATCGCTAAACAACACAATGTATCTGTACATACGGTCAGACGTATTGTTGATAAAGTCGCCTCTACTTTAAAAGTAAATCACAACACACAATTACCTCATCATCTATGCTTTGATGAATTTAAGTCAGTAAAATCTTCTGATAGTGCCATGAGTTTTATCTATTGTGATGCACTGACTCATCAACTGATTGACGTTGTACACGACCGTAAATCCAGCACGCTATTAGACTACTTTGCTAGATACGATACCCAGACAAGAAAAGCTGTTAAAACAATTACGATTGATATGTTTCGCCCCTATATTCAGATATCCAAGCAAGTATTTCCTAACGCACATATCATTATCGACCCTTTTCATATTGTACAAGCATTAAATCGTGAGTTAACAAAACACAGAGTGCATGTAATGAAAGCTTTACATCAGAACAATCGCCGTTTATACAACAAAATGAAACGTTATTGGAAGTTGTTTTTAAGTAACACAGATACACTAAGTAGTTATCCTTATCACCGTTTTCCACTGTTTGATTGGATGACGCATACACAAGGGATAGTCGATTATTTATTGGAACAAGTCCCCGAACTACGGGCCACATACGATGTTGTTCATCAATTAAGAGATGCTTTACATAATAGAGATTTTGACCGATTTGAAGAAATACTCATATGGGCTAAACAGGAAGCTATTTCTCCTGGTTTACGTAGAGTATTAAGAACGTTCAAAGGGTATTTACCCTATATTAAAAACACCTTTATCTACCATCATTTGACTAACGGTGCACTTGAAGGAATCAATCATAAAATTAAGGTACTTAAGAGAAATGCCTATGGTTATCGTAACTTTTCACATTTTAGAAATCGTATTTTATTCATGTGTAAGTTATATGTACCATATACCGTACCATCTACTTCACTAGTTGCTTAA
- a CDS encoding helix-turn-helix domain-containing protein — MQEYYNTKGKHITEKERYFIEKWKKEGKSNREIDRLLDKNYQTINNEIKHGLIDLSFHGGTKEYYAQKAQQLLLLTK, encoded by the coding sequence ATGCAAGAATACTATAACACAAAAGGCAAGCATATAACAGAAAAAGAACGTTACTTCATCGAAAAATGGAAAAAAGAAGGTAAAAGTAACCGAGAAATCGATAGATTATTAGATAAAAATTACCAAACCATCAATAACGAAATTAAACATGGACTCATCGATTTATCTTTTCATGGCGGCACTAAAGAATACTATGCTCAAAAGGCACAACAACTGCTACTCCTAACGAAATAA
- the rplS gene encoding 50S ribosomal protein L19, with translation MSQLIEKITQEQLRTDIPDFRPGDTVRVHAKVVEGTRERIQLFEGVVIKRRGAGISETYTVRKISNGVGVERTFPLHTPRVAKIEVVRHGKVRRAKLYYLRALHGKAARIAERRR, from the coding sequence ATGAGTCAACTAATCGAAAAGATTACACAAGAACAATTACGTACAGATATTCCTGATTTCCGTCCTGGAGATACAGTGCGTGTACACGCTAAAGTTGTTGAGGGAACTCGTGAACGTATCCAGTTATTTGAAGGTGTTGTTATTAAACGCCGTGGTGCTGGTATCAGTGAAACTTATACAGTACGTAAAATCTCTAACGGTGTTGGTGTGGAACGTACATTCCCATTACATACACCACGTGTAGCAAAAATTGAAGTAGTTCGTCATGGTAAAGTACGTCGTGCGAAATTATACTACTTACGTGCGTTACACGGAAAAGCAGCTCGTATTGCAGAGCGTCGTCGTTAA